From Aspergillus fumigatus Af293 chromosome 3, whole genome shotgun sequence, a single genomic window includes:
- a CDS encoding putative acetyl xylan esterase (Axe1) — MLFTAVTLALLGQALAGPVELEERQSSCPNIHVFGARETTAPTGYGSSSTAVNLILNAYPGSTSEAINYPACGGQSSCGGVSYANSVVAGINAVVSAVNSFNQRCPNTQLVLVGYSQGGQIMDNALCGGGDPNQGYTNTAVPLSSSAVNMIKAAIFMGDPRYVAGLPYNVGTCKAGGFDPRPPGFSCPSASKIQSYCDAADPYCCNGNDANTHQGYGTEYGQAALTFVKSKLSSSGSGGGSGGGSGGSGGSGGSGGTVAHYGQCGGQGWTGATSCQSPYTCTVISQWYSQCL, encoded by the exons ATGTTGTTCACAGCAGTGactcttgctcttctgggCCAAGCTTTGGCTGGCCCGGTTGAGCTTGAAGAACGGCAGAGCAGCTGTCCCAATATCCATGTCTTTGGTGCTCGTGAAACCACCGCACCCACTGGCTATGGTTCGTCGTCGACCGCTGTCAATCTGATCCTCAACGCCTACCCAGGCTCCACCTCCGAGGCAATCAACTACCCTGCTTGTGGAGGTCAGTCCTCCTGCGGCGGAGTCAGCTATGCCAACTCGGTGGTTGCCGGAATCAACGCTGTCGTGAGCGCCGTGAACTCTTTCAATCAGAGATGTCCAAACACTCAACTCGTCCTTGTCGGATACTCTCAG GGTGGCCAAATCATGGATAACGCTCTCTGCGGAGGTGGAGATCCCAACCAGGGCTACACCAACACGGCCGTTCCGTTGTCCTCATCGGCGGTCAACATGATCAAAGCGGCTATCTTTATGGGCGACCCTCGCTATGTCGCGGGTCTGCCGTACAATGTCGGCACCTGCAAAGCGGGCGGT TTTGatcctcgtcctcctggcTTCAGCTGCCCATCTGCAAGCAAGATTCAGTCGTACTGTGATGCTGCCGATCCATACTGTTGCAATGGAAACGATGCCAACACTCATCAAGGCTACGGCACGGAGTACGGACAGGCAGCTCTTACTTTTGTCAAGAGCAAGCTGAGCTCGAGCGGCTCGGGAGGGGGTTCAGGAGGTGGCTCTGGAGGTTCTGGAGGCTCGGGTGGCTCCGGGGGAACCGTTGCCCATTATGGTCAATGTGGAGGCCAAGGATGGACAGGCGCCACCTCATGCCAGAGCCCCTATACCTGTACAGTAATCAGCCAGTGGTACTCTCAGTGTCTGTGA
- a CDS encoding sugar porter family MFS transporter: MGDDLEASKSSLDRKEFPSAEHVEGTTVGIVRAVDPHQLESLPYGPSGFKGIFSSKYVFGAAFLASMGGFSMGYDMGVISIINSMDKFHAAYPRAESAFGKGFMTGMLLLGAFVGCIFMPYLADRISRKWALTAMVIVFNFGAILQTAATNYDMLVAGRFIGGIGVGTLAMGAPLYISEVSPPHMRGTLLVLESISITLGVVVAFYITYGTRHMATEACFRLPFGLQMVTATILGAGIHFFPYSPRWLALVNRQDDCMSSLCKLRGLTSSDERVQLEYQQIIAEINFQRAVLAKKHPGASGTKLEVLSWMNLFTRKLWKRTAVGVGVAFFQQFSGINAFIYYAPTLFESLGQTAETSLILSGVFNVLQLIAAIVCFLVIEKVGRRPLAIFGGFGTAVAYIIIAVLSGLYSTSWASHSAAGWGCVAMAFIFILIYGVTYSPLGWALPSEVFSTTSRSKGVALATCTIWLSDFIVGVVTPSMLADIGYRTYIFFAVMCSLAGIWAFFLVPETGGKSLEEIDELFGDSSAREEWELAQEAIMTGSTK; the protein is encoded by the exons ATGGGTGATGACCTCGAGGCTAGCAAATCCTCCCTGGATCGGAAAGAGTTCCCATCTGCGGAACATGTCGAAGGAACTACCGTCGGTATCGTTCGTGCGGTAGACCCTCACCAGCTCGAATCCCTGCCTTATGGTCCTAGCGGATTCAAGGGCATTTTCAGCTCCAAGTATGTCTTTGGCGCAGCTTTCCTGGCCTCCATGGGTGGGTTCTCCATGGGATACGACATGGGCGTTATCTCCATTATCAACTCGATGGACAAGTTTCACGCGGCGTATCCGCGGGCCGAAAGCGCCTTTGGCAAGGGATTCATGACGGGGATGTTGCTGTTGGGTGCATTTGTTGGCTGTATCTTCATGCCATATCTGGCGGATCGGATTTCTCGCAAATGGGCGCTCACGGCTATGGTCATCGTCTTCAACTTTGGAGCCATTCTTCAGACGGCCGCTACCAACTACGACATGCTTGTTGCGGGCCGCTTTATCGGAGGGATCGGGGTTGGTACATTGGCAATG GGCGCACCTCTCTATATCTCCGAAGTCTCGCCACCGCACATGCGAGGCACGCTCCTCGTCCTGgaatccatctccatcaccctGGGAGTCGTCGTTGCGTTTTACATCACTTACGGCACCCGACACATGGCCACGGAAGCCTGTTTCCGACTCCCCTTTGGTCTGCAGATGGTGACCGCAACGATACTTGGTGCGGGCATTCACTTCTTCCCGTACTCTCCCCGGTGGCTTGCTTTGGTCAACCGCCAGGATGACTGCATGTCTAGCCTGTGTAAACTGAGAGGTCTCACGAGCAGCGATGAACGAGTTCAATTGGAGTATCAGCAAATCATCGCCGAGATCAACTTCCAAAGAGCCGTCCTGGCCAAGAAGCACCCTGGTGCGTCCGGCACCAAGCTCGAAGTTCTCTCCTGGATGAACCTCTTCACCCGGAAATTGTGGAAACGCACCGCTGTCGGCGTGGGTGTCGCGTTCTTCCAGCAGTTCTCGGGCATTAACGCGTTTATCTACTACGCGCCAACGCTGTTCGAATCGCTCGGCCAAACAGCGGAGACGTCACTCATTCTCTCCGGTGTCTTCAACGTTCTCCAACTTATCGCAGCCATTGTCTGTttcctcgtcatcgagaAAGTAGGCCGACGCCCCCTCGCTATCTTCGGCGGCTTTGGTACTGCAGTGGCGTATATCATCATCGCGGTTCTTTCGGGTCTTTACTCAACCTCCTGGGCTTCGCACTCGGCCGCTGGCTGGGGCTGCGTCGCCATGGCTTTCATCTTTATCCTCATCTACGGAGTCACCTATTCCCCGCTGGGTTGGGCCCTTCCCTCGGAGGTTTTCTCGACTACGTCGCGGTCTAAAGGTGTCGCTCTCGCCACGTGCACCATCTGGCTGTCAGATTTCATTGTTGGCGTTGTCACACCGTCCATGCTGGCCGATATCGGTTACCGAACGTACATCTTCTTTGCCGTGATGTGCTCGCTGGCGGGTATCTGGGCGTTTTTCCTAGTTCCTGAAACGGGTGGAAAGTCACTCGAAGAGATCGACGAGCTATTTGGCGATTCCAGCGCGAGGGAAGAGTGGGAACTTGCTCAAGAAGCAATCATGACTGGAAGTACCAAATAG
- a CDS encoding F-box protein: MAYDCYCAICGVGFCGMLIETPSETATERRRRWIEKRSRALQAGQSIDQVPQEGEEPVRSYDPKIVGWENVAWLYKAYCLGYNPQAASGKGKAFVSGPGYYADIGEIAIKSGTDAVPGQDRNVYTCYGSGTDDTPGPVIPFHGCCFEILTRVLTGSTDSSTIDMKVLYNVMTELSNESSSALRLNYGDDIRRAQGRYWECIPGAEYCTIHPTETSGWDDFLKTDMTTDSKFKRSFLQFDLKGRSPASPFGKLPLELVYQICSYLPGDSLKALTQASLSIQVVTQDNWFWKRFIQWDMPWFWEFYSSQNPRDLPADVNYKRLYMWLDKMTAARYGMDDLALIGVANRRRIWGVCEELASQYHKAVAAS, translated from the exons ATGGCCTACGACTGCTACTGCGCCATCTGCGGCGTCGGCTTTTGTGGAATGCTCATCGAGACTCCCTCAGAAACAGCAACTGAGCGTCGACGACGGTGGATTGAAAAAAGATCTCGGGCTCTTCAAGCGGGTCAGTCTATCGACCAAGTTCCACAGGAAGGGGAAGAGCCCGTTCGCAGTTACGATCCCAAGATTGTCGGCTGGGAGAACGTAGCATGGCTCTATAAGGCATATTGTCTCGGATACAACCCTCAAGCTGCCTCGGGAAAGGGAAA AGCATTTGTCTCCGGACCAGGGTATTATGCAGACATT GGAGAGATTGCCATCAAGTCGGGAACTGACGCTGTACCGGGTCAGGACCGGAATGTCTATACCTG CTATGGCTCCGGGACTGACGATACTCCCGGACCAGTCATCCCCTTCCACGGATGCTGCTTTGAGATTCTGACTCGCGTTCTCACCGGCTCCACCGACAGCTCAACAATCGATATGAAAGTCCTGTACAATGTGATGACAGAGTTGTCCAACGAATCCTCCTCCGCTCTGCGACTGAACTATGGCGACGACATTCGGCGGGCGCAAGGCCGGTACTGGGAGTGCATCCCCGGCGCAGAG TACTGCACGATTCATCCAACCGAGACATCTGGTTGGGACGACTTTCTCAAAACCGACATGACCACCGATAGCAAATTCAAAAGGTCATTCTTGCAATTCGATCTCAAGGGCCGCTCGCCCGCCAGCCCCTTCGGCAAGCTCCCCCTCGAACTCGTGTATCAGATCTGCTCATACCTGCCCGGGGATTCGCTGAAGGCATTGACTCAGGCATCCCTGAGCATTCAGGTTGTCACTCAGGACAACTGGTTCTGGAAGCGATTCATCCAGTGGGATATGCCATGGTTCTGGGAATTTTACTCGTCGCAGAATCCCAGGGATTTGCCCGCCGACGTCAACTATAAGCGTCTGTACATGTGGCTCGACAAGATGACCGCTGCTCGCTACggcatggatgacctggCCCTTATTGGAGTGGCGAACCGCCGACGCATCTGGGGTGTATGTGAAGAACTGGCCAGTCAGTACCACAAGGCTGTGGCAGCATCGTGA
- a CDS encoding aromatic alcohol reductase: MELGKCNVWTMSIDYASQAVIELLARLFGINVSSICSERSRLINRQRQNEPPSLSQCCLATQTRSLVDPTAGSALRRSETHDDVMRWLPANGWTSVFRLFVYKRPYVRPQASVYEPAISRIRNKSTFEYHGYHPKSRCFRSALQHAGFTVTIITRSESKATFPPDIPVITTTYTLENLTSALAGQDAAVCVVGPGGIGAQVTMIDAAEAAGVKRFILDDFGWGDNPNSFPEFNAIHAQRRAGWDHAKAKAESNPNFTYTGISIGNPIDWALKRFPAMGFDIAHCSAVIYDSGTERFTGTTLEGIGQSVVGVVQHPGETANRFVKAQSIITCQNELLEAFQTVTGKQWEVQRAHTKALMENGRRKIQEGVSGWILDLVVAQLFDEGQSRCLLAPSREESDADLLGIAEESPEQVAAKALA, encoded by the exons ATGGAGCTCGGAAAGTGCAATGTGTGGACTATGTCTATAGACTACGCATCTCAGGCAGTCATAGAGCTTCTTGCACGTCTTTTTGGAATAAATGTGTCTTCCATCTGTTCCGAGAGGTCTAGACTCATAAATCGCCAGAGACAAAATGAACCTCCAAGCTTGTCCCAGTGCTGCTTGGCTACTCAAACACGGTCACTGGTAGATCCCACTGCGGGGTCAGCGCTAAGACGAAGCGAGACACatgatgatgtgatgagATGGTTGCCTGCGAATGGATGGACCTCTGTCTTCCGGCTCTTTGTTTATAAAAGGCCCTACGTTCGACCTCAAGCATCAGTATATGAGCCGGCAATAAGTCGAATTAGAAACAAGAGCACATTTGAGTACCATGGCTATCATCCGAAGAGTCGCTGTTTTCGGT CAGCCCTACAACACGCAGGCTTCACAGTGACCATTATCACCCGGTCCGAATCGAAGGCAACATTCCCTCCGGATATTCCGGTAATCACAACCACTTACACTCTGGAGAACCTCACATCAGCGCTAGCGGGACAGGATGCAGCCGTCTGCGTGGTGGGTCCCGGCGGGATCGGCGCACAAGTCACCATGATCGATGCCGCCGAGGCTGCGGGCGTGAAGCGCTTCATCCTTGATGACTTTGGCTGGGGTGACAATCCCAACTCCTTCCCCGAGTTCAACGCCATTCATGCGCAACGCCGTGCGGGATGGGATCATGCGAAAGCGAAAGCAGAGAGCAATCCCAACTTTACATACACCGGGATTAGCATTGGGAATCCGATTGATTGG GCGTTGAAGCGCTTCCCTGCGATGGGGTTCGATATAGCGCACTGCTCGGCCGTCATCTATGACTCGGGCACCGAACGGTTCACCGGAACCACGCTCGAGGGTATCGGACAGTCGGTAGTCGGCGTAGTGCAGCATCCGGGCGAGACTGCCAACCGCTTTGTCAAGGCGCAGTCTATTATAACCTGTCAGAATGAGTTGTTGGAAGCGTTTCAAACCGTGACAGGGAAACAGTGGGAAGTACAACGAGCGCACACTAAGGCTCTCATGGAGAACGGGAGACGCAAAATCCAGGAGGGCGTTAGTGGTTGGATTTTGGACCTAGTGGTGGCACAATTGTTTGATGAGGGTCAATCTCGCTGTCTTCTTGCTCCGTCGCGAGAGGAATCCGATGCGGATTTACTGGGAATTGCAGAGGAGAGTCCGGAGCAAGTGGCGGCCAAGGCTCTGGCTTAG
- a CDS encoding putative RTA1 domain protein, producing MVHCQINNKRGDPISFNSLENLLFKVQYMMASGQVVPGSLYIYAPNKEAPIFFTIAFAVSAVGHNWQCLRYRCVRMIGMHPLCAVLFTVGYAMRAYGADGHYIYNPDSSQNLLVYILSQVFIYICPPLLELANYHVLGRLFYYVPNLAPLPPGKVLAIFGALMALVEALNALGVALNANPTGSQQGLGKALILVSLALQLCVVLAFVLTAASFQWRCAKANIRRRSLPTLLITLDISMGLILVRCIYRLIEHVDNTSVDLGDPEGLRSLSPLLRYEWFFYVFEASLMLLNSFLWNVFNPGRYLPRYPTVYLAADGTTEIEEEEVRNDQHFLVKSAYAAVNALTFGLFRLFVRQKDEENHPLTERTK from the exons ATGGTCCACTGTCAGATAAATAACAAGAGAGGAGATCCTATTTCGTTCAACTCGCTCGAGAATCTTCTCTTCAAGGTCCAATACATGATGGCAAGCGGGCAAGTCG TTCCAGGAAGCCTTTACATCTACGCTCCTAATAAGGAAGCCCcgatcttcttcaccatTGCATTTGCTGTCTCAGCAGTTGGCCATAATTGGCAATGCCT CCGCTACAGATGCGTCCGAATGATCGGGATGCACCCATTGTGTGCAGTGCTGTTTACAGTTGGATATGCAATGCGGGCATATGGAGCCGACGGGCACTATATTTACAACCCTGACAGCTCACAGAACCTGCTCGTCTATATTCTCAGCCAGGTTTTCATCTATATATGCCC TCCGCTCCTCGAGCTCGCCAACTACCACGTGCTCGGCCGTCTGTTCTACTACGTCCCAAACCTCGCACCCCTTCCCCCCGGCAAAGTCCTGGCCATTTTCGGCGCCCTAATGGCACTCGTGGAGGCACTGAATGCTCTGGGGGTAGCCCTCAACGCTAACCCAACTGGCAGCCAGCAAGGATTGGGAAAAGCTTTGATCCTCGTTTCCCTCGCCCTTCAACTGTGCGTGGTTCTCGCGTTCGTTTTAACAGCGGCCTCTTTCCAGTGGCGATGCGCAAAAGCCAATATTCGTCGCAGGTCCCTGCCAACCCTTCTGATCACGCTCGACATCAGCATGGGGTTAATCCTGGTCCGTTGCATCTACCGCCTAATTGAACATGTCGACAACACGTCGGTGGACCTCGGTGATCCAGAGGGACTTAGATCCCTGAGCCCGCTTTTGCGATACGAGTGGTTCTTCTATGTCTTTGAGGCGTCACTCATGCTCCTCAACTCTTTCTTATGGAATGTGTTCAATCCGGGCCGATATCTGCCCAGATACCCCACGGTTTATTTGGCAGCGGATGGCACGACGGAAatcgaagaggaggaagtcCGCAATGACCAGCATTTTCTGGTTAAATCTGCGTATGCGGCCGTCAATGCGCTGACATTTGGGCTGTTTCGCCTCTTCGTCCGccagaaggatgaagagaaccATCCGCTAACAGAGCGAACTAAATAG
- a CDS encoding Zn(II)2Cys6 transcription factor yields MEDRPRHCWECLRRSLVCDFIRPQCKRCSTSGIVCPGYEDKAPFRLKWLPPGRVKFRNRKQVKHQKMNRARVAAEHSVVPRFDTIYDAPVLAQAAEYFNACIYPDLLPVNELGPHHGVYRISSALLRRGAAHPEYLQLGIVCMTLSHRMNQMRNDPQSKSLAVTFYRYRGLVIRSLRNDINQGHKRASDVVLAGIITLLLVDAQQGASPHWRYHMEGLQKLILLRGGIRSLARSARLAPLLHCFVCIAVIGDTVSPTSHLATSRLRLEESYFILENLGNGVFDFQMCPKPLFAEIIRINHLRVQAWKQSPTRPGPLAQEAYGVLNRINTFSSERWADSKPSSKEDWRIVGESYQAAVSLYCILSLQSLSVLPLNPSLRASCASCGRLLQDLLNEALSSPRIKRSVLWPLVVLGVLAVNGGAGMRAFVREHLPEMSRHIGSYVPLMAKALLEKFWASGETSWDACFDKPYTVVTQIAVDLSQLD; encoded by the exons ATGGAGGATCGACCGCGCCACTGTTGGGAATGTCTCCGGCGGTCTTTGGTCTGTGACTTTATCCGGCCCCAATGTAAGCGGTGCTCTACCTCCGGGATCGTTTGCCCTGGATACGAAGATAAGGCGCCTTTCAGGTTAAAGTGGCTTCCTCCTGGAAGGGTAAAGTTTCGGAATCGAAAACAGGTGAAGCATCAGAAAATGAACAGGGCGAGGGTCGCAGCAGAGCACTCCGTCGTTCCGCGCTTCGACACCATCTATGATGCCCCAGTCTTGGCCCAGGCAGCCGAATACT TTAACGCCTGTATATACCCCGACTTGCTCCCCGTCAATGAACTTGGGCCGCACCATGGCGTTTACAGGATCTCATCCGCGCTTCTTCGGCGAGGGGCTGCGCACCCTGAATACTTACAACTTGGTATAGTTTGTATGACCCTCAGTCATCGAATGAACCAAATGCGGAATGACCCTCAGTCTAAATCTCTAGCGGTGACCTTTTATCGCTACCGGGGACTTGTGATTCGCTCCCTCAGAAACGATATCAATCAAGGACATAAGCGTGCAAGCGATGTCGTCCTTGCCGGAATCATCACGCTTCTACTCGTTGAT GCTCAGCAAGGTGCCTCTCCCCACTGGCGATACCACATGGAAGGGCTCCAGAAACTAATCTTGCTGCGCGGCGGCATCCGTTCTCTGGCCAGGTCGGCCCGCTTAGCACCACTGCTCCATTGCTTTGTCTG CATCGCAGTCATTGGGGACACTGTCTCTCCCACTTCCCACTTGGCAACTAGTAGATTGCGCCTTGAAGAAAGTTACTTTATATTAGAGAACCTCGGCAACGGAGTCTTTGACTTCCAGATGTGTCCCAAGCCCCTGTTCGCCGAGATTATCAGGATCAATCATCTTCGCGTGCAAGCCTGGAAACAAAGTCCCACACGACCGGGCCCTCTTGCCCAAGAGGCGTATGGGGTCCTTAATCGTATCAATACTTTCTCTTCTGAACGATGGGCCGATTCCAAACCGTCATCAAAAGAGGACTGGAGGATTGTGGGAGAATCGTACCAGGCGGCCGTGTCATTATACTGCATCCTGTCGCTGCAGAGCCTGTCTGTTCTGCCTCTGAACCCCTCACTGAGAGCCAGTTGTGCCAGCTGTGGGCGGCTTCTGCAGGACCTGCTCAACGAGGCCCTGTCATCCCCAAGAATAAAAAGATCCGTACTATGGCCGTTGGTCGTGCTCGGGGTGCTAGCTGTGAATGGCGGTGCAGGGATGCGAGCTTTTGTTCGAGAACACCTGCCGGAGATGAGTCGCCACATTGGCTCATATGTGCCGCTGATGGCTAAAGCCCTGCTGGAGAAATTTTGGGCGTCGGGCGAGACGTCTTGGGACGCTTGCTTCGACAAACCGTACACCGTGGTGACGCAGATTGCGGTGGACCTCAGCCAATTGGACTAA
- a CDS encoding MARVEL domain-containing protein yields the protein MAWAPRDTLRPFLLVARLFAWISAVIVMGITAWAVTKRDGYRVIYPLVIVGLSRYMTGTMVLTLAGRSNNAFFIPAMIVSAMKRNRGYMLPLDIVFSYLWLAAFIFLAQHIGQENCRWFFFGVSSACTRKRTAEAFSFLAFFFTLCAMCLEIFNFYYSGREGPVGMRPHAEKHPHPDTGRAPADAPADVAQPAA from the exons ATGGCCTGGGCTCCGAGAGATACGCTCCGCCCCTTTCTCCTCGTTGCTCGTCTATTCGCATGGATTAGTGCTGTCATTGTCATGGGGATCACAGCTTGGGCCGTGACCAAGAGAGACGGCTACCGAGTGATCTATCCGCTGGTGATTGTAGGTCTATCGCGCTATATGACGGGAACTATGGTACTGACCTTGGCAGGCCGTTCTAACAACGCGTTTTTTATTCCTGCGATGATAGTATCAGCTATGAAACGTAACCGCGGATATATGCTGCCCTTGGACATTGTATTTTCCTACTT GTGGCTTGCCGCATTCATCTTCCTGGCTCAGCACATTGGGCAGGAGAACTGTCGTTGGTTCTTTTTCGGTGTCTCAAGCGCTTGCACCCGCAAGAGAACGGCTGAAGCCTTCTCTTTCCTGGCTTT CTTCTTCACCCTCTGCGCCATGTGCCTCGAGATCTTTAATTTCTACTATagtggaagagagggacCAGTGGGAATGCGCCCACATGCCGAGAAACATCCCCATCCCGACACCGGCCGTGCCCCTGCGGATGCGCCAGCAGATGTTGCCCAACCGGCTGCTTAA
- a CDS encoding putative GPI anchored cell wall protein, which produces MFFSRLLFIAAFALAVSALPQFYPGGSMTRHDATPTSSTSISPTSTFASSSASPSATTSSSGSVQIVNKLDTTVYLWSTSDTSSAMQTIASGETYTETYRTNSNGGGISIKMATTESQASVLQFEYTKASDTLYWDLSAIDMDSDSEFITAGFSATPSDASCSSVTCAAGESDCSEVYQESDDVATQSCSATAGITTAVRPPRLSEGLPNMSYCKDQSTVAICHISVFLSVLILYIEHNVAATVLEAAVVVLACSRDVVYERATITIACPGTLTVAAPPLSDTVVPLTLL; this is translated from the exons ATGTTCTTTTCCAGACTCCTTTTCATAGCGGCCTTTGCGCTGGCTGTCTCAGCCCTCCCGCAATTCTATCCTGGTGGCAGCATGACTAGGCATGATGCAACTCCCACCTCCAGCACAAGCATCAGCCCTACTTCCACTTTCGCCAGCAGCAGTGCCAGCCCCAGTGCCacaaccagcagcagcggcagcgtCCAGATCGTAAACAAACTTGACACCACCGTCTACCTGTGGTCGACCTCCGATACCTCCAGTGCTATGCAAACTATCGCCTCCGGTGAGACGTACACCGAGACCTATCGGACCAACTCCAACGGCGGCGGAATCTCCATCAAGATGGCCACCACCGAGAGTCAGGCCAGCGTCCTCCAGTTCGAATATACCAAGGCCAGCGACACGCTCTACTGGGACTTGTCGGCAATCGACATGGACTCGGACTCGGAGTTCATCACGGCGGGATTCTCAGCTACACCTAGTGACGCAAGTTGCTCATCCGTGACCTGTGCGGCCGGGGAAAGTGACTGCAGCGAGGTGTATCAGGAGTCGGACGACGTTGCGACGCAGAGTTGCTCGGCTACTGCGGGAATTACG ACTGCTGTGAGACCTCCACGATTGAGTGAGGGTCTGCCTAACATGTCTTACTGCAAGGATCAAAGTACGGTTGCGATATGCCACATCAGT GTATTTCTGTCCGTCCTTATCCTCTACATTGAGCACAATGTCGCAGCTACGGTACTCGAAGCAGCAGTCGTAGTCCTTGCTTGTAGCAGAGATGTCGTCTATGAGAGAGCCACAATCACCATTGCATGTCCAGGAACATTGACAGTAGCGGCTCCTCCACTAAGCGACACGGTTGTTCCGCTAACTTTATTGTGA